From a single Candidatus Methylomirabilota bacterium genomic region:
- the fdxA gene encoding ferredoxin — MIAEPCIGVKDKACVEVCPVDCIYEGETMLYIHPEECIDCGACEPVCPVKAIFAEDETPDQWKNFIELNKQFFKDNPGVQPATKK; from the coding sequence ATAATTGCCGAGCCGTGCATCGGCGTGAAGGACAAGGCCTGCGTGGAGGTCTGCCCGGTTGACTGCATCTACGAGGGGGAGACGATGCTCTACATCCACCCCGAGGAGTGCATCGACTGCGGCGCCTGCGAGCCGGTCTGCCCGGTCAAGGCGATCTTCGCCGAGGACGAGACCCCCGACCAGTGGAAGAACTTCATCGAGCTCAACAAGCAGTTCTTCAAGGACAACCCGGGGGTTCAGCCGGCCACCAAGAAGTAA